In Gimesia benthica, a single window of DNA contains:
- the istB gene encoding IS21-like element helper ATPase IstB has product MTRKQTKSLVLLQHHLKSLRLPTILRECEKIAARCATDNVDHLGFLLQLCELELIERDRRAAERRLKAAKFPTYKTLETFDFQAQPGLNKLLVSELMRGEFIEQRENILLVGNSGTGKTHLAVALGIAACGQGKRVRFYQVTELITQLMEAREQRELTRLKKQIAKLDLLILDELGYVPASKLGSELLFDVISTAYERFSLIVTTNLPFENWTEVLGSERLTGATLDRLTHRCHILETTGESYRLQDAKRRHTKSSSKKPRLTK; this is encoded by the coding sequence GTGACCAGAAAACAAACCAAAAGTCTGGTGCTGCTGCAGCACCATCTCAAGAGCCTGAGGCTGCCCACCATCCTCAGAGAATGCGAAAAGATCGCCGCCCGTTGTGCCACTGACAATGTCGACCATCTGGGATTCCTGTTACAGTTATGTGAACTGGAACTGATTGAACGGGATCGCCGGGCCGCGGAACGACGTCTGAAGGCGGCAAAGTTCCCGACGTATAAGACCCTGGAAACGTTCGATTTTCAGGCCCAGCCCGGCCTCAATAAACTGCTGGTCAGCGAACTGATGCGGGGTGAGTTTATCGAGCAGCGGGAGAATATCCTGCTGGTGGGTAATTCCGGCACCGGCAAGACGCACCTGGCAGTCGCCCTGGGGATTGCCGCCTGCGGCCAGGGAAAGCGGGTCCGCTTTTATCAGGTCACCGAACTGATTACCCAGTTAATGGAAGCCCGCGAACAGCGGGAGTTAACCCGCCTGAAAAAGCAGATCGCGAAACTCGATCTGCTGATTCTGGATGAACTGGGATATGTCCCCGCCAGTAAACTCGGCTCCGAGTTGCTGTTCGACGTCATCAGCACGGCCTATGAACGTTTCAGCCTGATCGTAACGACCAATCTGCCCTTTGAAAACTGGACTGAGGTCCTGGGCAGCGAACGGCTGACGGGGGCCACACTCGACCGGCTCACTCATCGCTGCCACATCCTGGAAACCACTGGTGAAAGTTACCGGTTACAGGACGCCAAACGGCGGCACACAAAAAGCTCAAGCAAGAAACCGCGACTGACGAAATAA